Proteins from one Desmodus rotundus isolate HL8 chromosome 9, HLdesRot8A.1, whole genome shotgun sequence genomic window:
- the IL2 gene encoding interleukin-2, with protein sequence MYKLHFLSCVALTLAFIADGAPTSGSSKDTRQKLVDIKEDLEKLLKGVNNYKNHEHSTMLTFKFYTPRKVTELKHLLCLRDELNPLKDVLNLTQRKSFHLAEMVRSVENINVTVNALVDPMEGLPCEYDDETATFVEFLTKWAAFCQSIFSTLT encoded by the exons ATGTACAAGCTGCACTTCTTGTCCTGTGTTGCACTAACTCTCGCATTCATTGCAGACGGTGCACCTACCTCGGGCTCCAGCAAGGACACCCGACAGAAGCTGGTGGACATAAAGGAGGACTTGGAGAAGCTGCTGAAAGGGGTCAAT AATTACAAGAACCACGAACACTCCACGATGCTCACGTTTAAGTTTTACACACCCAGGAAG GTCACAGAATTGAAACATCTGCTGTGTCTAAGGGACGAACTCAACCCTCTGAAGGACGTACTAAATTTAACTCAAAGAAAAAGCTTTCACCTGGCAGAGATGGTGCGATCAGTGGAAAACATCAACGTAACAGTGAACGCACTAGTG GACCCCATGGAGGGACTCCCGTGCGAGTATGATGACGAGACGGCGACCTTCGTAGAGTTCCTGACCAAGTGGGCTGCCTTCTGCCAGAGCATCTTCTCGACGCTGACCTAA